The proteins below are encoded in one region of Pseudomonadota bacterium:
- a CDS encoding YdbH domain-containing protein produces MRFLKFLFIAIIVLSGISVTAYFTMPWKIWVAEVVRDKLQAMNIPIGDFKITDVSLTGIKISDLRIDMEPEIFIPDINISYNIKEAANLNFDTIELSSFTYIIRSGDKPSGEQGDIFKKIPSPDIFAKIPFKTIKADEIRIIYKDKKHITANFIIKAEINTESRLLTATLKSGNILANNRSYNIEGAVLSLTTGEQFYIIDAAINKISLDKNERTPVIWLPVSVSAKGSLASSGLELQINAKHKMFAIKGMLVSNNTGTYAKNIKADIAEGSLSVAKLPLDKKNFETKVDINSVSLEKLLKFVLKDDETVKATGNMSGTIPIRKNSKGFSFEGASMYNLTDGILSLSEKHLGALPQNVEQVKNTSDLLKNFMYDDLKLITGQHDGKPEISAKLRGNNPKVYNGAVVNLNINFRGDVIESISSMLGLDDISQYKQNR; encoded by the coding sequence ATGCGTTTTTTAAAATTTTTATTCATTGCTATTATAGTCTTATCCGGCATTTCGGTCACTGCCTATTTTACCATGCCTTGGAAAATATGGGTTGCAGAAGTCGTGCGTGACAAGCTGCAAGCCATGAATATTCCCATCGGTGATTTTAAAATAACAGATGTATCGTTAACGGGGATAAAGATATCCGATTTGCGTATAGATATGGAACCTGAAATATTTATTCCCGATATCAATATTAGTTACAACATAAAGGAAGCCGCTAACCTTAATTTTGATACTATAGAACTTAGCAGCTTCACATATATAATCCGATCAGGTGACAAGCCTTCAGGCGAACAGGGCGATATTTTTAAAAAAATTCCATCACCTGATATTTTCGCAAAGATACCCTTTAAAACCATCAAGGCAGATGAAATCCGGATTATATACAAGGATAAAAAGCACATAACCGCCAATTTTATTATCAAAGCCGAAATAAATACCGAATCACGATTGCTAACAGCTACTTTGAAATCAGGTAATATACTAGCAAATAACAGGTCATATAATATTGAAGGGGCGGTGTTATCTTTAACAACGGGCGAGCAGTTTTATATTATAGATGCCGCTATAAATAAAATATCTTTAGACAAGAACGAGCGAACTCCGGTAATATGGCTGCCTGTTTCCGTTTCAGCCAAAGGCTCTTTGGCGTCTTCTGGTCTGGAGCTTCAGATAAATGCTAAACACAAAATGTTTGCTATTAAAGGAATGCTGGTAAGCAATAATACAGGCACTTACGCCAAGAACATAAAAGCCGATATTGCCGAAGGTAGCCTGTCCGTTGCAAAACTACCTCTTGATAAAAAGAACTTTGAAACAAAGGTCGATATAAATTCCGTTTCGCTAGAAAAATTATTAAAGTTCGTTTTAAAAGATGATGAAACCGTGAAGGCTACAGGTAATATGTCGGGAACAATTCCTATAAGAAAAAACTCAAAAGGCTTTAGTTTTGAAGGGGCTAGTATGTACAACCTCACCGACGGTATTTTGTCATTAAGTGAAAAACATCTGGGTGCATTACCGCAAAATGTCGAACAGGTAAAAAATACAAGTGATTTATTGAAAAATTTTATGTATGATGACTTAAAGTTAATTACAGGTCAACATGACGGTAAGCCGGAAATAAGTGCAAAGCTTCGGGGAAATAACCCGAAAGTATATAATGGGGCGGTAGTTAATCTTAATATTAATTTCCGTGGAGATGTTATAGAGTCGATAAGTTCTATGCTGGGACTGGACGATATATCGCAATATAAACAGAACAGGTAA
- a CDS encoding ABZJ_00895 family protein yields the protein MENTENNINLKKYNLLFAVTYGAGIAFINILSQVFDIDSGSFADNVIMMGCIYFVAGRFFNDEQRLPDKTERKKLVIANLIISTLISLVILLFIILLSPDGEQLWGYILKILVSISIFAWVMIISLVVLFYYFLLTFLYFISGKILMKQKNKDS from the coding sequence GTGGAAAATACAGAAAATAATATCAATTTAAAAAAGTACAACCTCCTGTTTGCCGTGACATATGGGGCGGGTATAGCATTTATCAATATACTTTCTCAGGTTTTTGATATTGATTCCGGGAGTTTTGCCGATAATGTTATTATGATGGGCTGCATATATTTTGTTGCAGGTAGATTTTTCAATGATGAACAAAGGCTGCCTGATAAAACCGAACGTAAGAAATTGGTGATAGCCAACCTGATTATCAGCACGTTGATATCACTTGTTATACTGCTTTTTATAATATTACTGAGTCCTGACGGAGAACAGCTTTGGGGCTATATATTGAAAATATTAGTTAGTATAAGCATTTTTGCATGGGTAATGATAATAAGTTTAGTAGTTTTATTTTACTATTTTTTACTGACATTCTTATATTTTATTTCAGGGAAAATATTGATGAAACAAAAAAATAAAGATAGTTAA
- a CDS encoding primosomal protein N', which produces MTCKAYSHFKILNKKTTNTELMQTNLVKVLFPLFLPEPLTYSVPTDINIKEGDFVQASISNKSLIGVVWQTDISDSGKYKIKPINKKLNAGALSPDLMKFIDWVADYTLSGKGMVLKMAMSSPKALEDEKQITAYEINKQALSDIKISKHGMRVISLLNEAGVPLTAGEIEEQATVGKSVIKTLVDKGAMQITLIEPKRDIPHISKLDINLSASQQIAADELCKKVQAQKFSATLLDGVTGSGKTEVYFSAIEQALQIEGSQILIMLPEIALTTQIVHRFEQKFGFEPTQWHSGLTLTRKEKNWRDISHGRARLIIGARSALFLPYTNLRAIIVDEEHDGSYKQEEGVIYHARDMAVVRAGIEKCPVILASATPSIETVENVRSGKYSVLKLDSRFGEAVMPDIKIVDMRQEKLRAGKWISSFLKEQLAQNIIAGRQSLLFLNRRGYAPLTLCRECGYRFKCPDCSSWLVEHKSFKKLMCHHCGFNRHIPEQCPECLKEDKLVSCGPGVERIVEELQDFFPTARICLMTGDNITSSKQVSEVLRSIADGEVDIIVGTQVIAKGHHFPKLTHVGVIDADLGLEGGDLRASEQTYQLLQQVAGRAGREKQKGTVIMQSYMPDNSVMKSLSTGSRDDFINTEIQSRMKTKMPPYSRLASIIISGKNERLTQNIAKAIVKAAPLQDKVRVMGPVPATIYMLRGNYRFRILVKTMRNINIQKWISKLLSQVKTPASVTVKVDIDPYSFM; this is translated from the coding sequence TTGACCTGTAAAGCATATAGTCACTTTAAGATACTCAATAAAAAAACAACAAACACGGAACTTATGCAAACTAATCTGGTAAAAGTACTCTTTCCCCTGTTCTTGCCCGAACCGCTTACATATAGCGTGCCTACCGATATTAATATCAAAGAAGGGGATTTTGTTCAGGCAAGTATTAGTAATAAATCCTTAATCGGGGTTGTGTGGCAAACCGATATTTCCGATTCGGGCAAATATAAAATAAAACCTATAAATAAAAAACTCAATGCCGGAGCGTTATCACCCGATTTAATGAAATTCATAGATTGGGTAGCAGACTATACCTTATCAGGAAAAGGCATGGTGCTGAAAATGGCTATGAGCAGCCCTAAAGCACTGGAAGATGAAAAGCAGATAACCGCTTATGAGATTAACAAACAGGCTTTAAGTGATATAAAAATCAGTAAACACGGAATGCGGGTAATAAGCCTTTTAAATGAGGCGGGCGTGCCTCTGACAGCAGGTGAAATTGAAGAACAGGCAACTGTCGGAAAATCAGTCATAAAAACACTTGTTGATAAAGGGGCTATGCAAATAACCCTGATAGAGCCAAAGCGGGATATTCCCCATATCTCAAAACTTGACATAAACCTTTCGGCTAGCCAGCAAATTGCCGCTGATGAGCTATGTAAAAAAGTACAGGCACAGAAATTCAGTGCAACATTGTTAGACGGCGTTACAGGCTCAGGCAAAACGGAAGTATATTTTTCAGCAATAGAGCAGGCATTGCAGATAGAAGGCTCGCAAATTTTGATAATGCTGCCTGAAATAGCACTTACAACACAGATAGTACACCGTTTTGAACAAAAATTCGGCTTTGAGCCGACTCAGTGGCATTCAGGGTTGACTCTCACACGCAAAGAAAAGAACTGGCGTGACATATCACACGGCAGGGCAAGGCTTATTATAGGCGCACGCTCGGCATTGTTCCTACCATATACGAATTTGAGGGCAATAATAGTCGATGAGGAACATGACGGCTCTTACAAGCAGGAGGAGGGAGTAATATACCACGCAAGGGATATGGCGGTTGTGCGTGCCGGTATAGAAAAATGCCCCGTAATACTGGCATCTGCCACACCTTCAATTGAAACGGTAGAAAATGTCAGGTCAGGTAAATATTCTGTTTTAAAACTTGATTCACGTTTTGGGGAAGCCGTTATGCCCGATATTAAAATAGTTGATATGCGGCAGGAAAAATTAAGGGCGGGTAAGTGGATATCATCATTTTTAAAGGAGCAGCTTGCACAGAACATAATAGCAGGCAGGCAATCACTGTTATTTTTAAACAGGAGGGGATACGCACCGCTGACTCTTTGCCGTGAATGCGGATACCGATTTAAATGCCCCGATTGCTCAAGCTGGCTGGTAGAGCATAAAAGCTTCAAAAAGCTGATGTGCCATCATTGCGGGTTCAATCGGCATATACCCGAACAATGCCCTGAGTGTCTAAAGGAAGATAAACTTGTCTCCTGTGGTCCGGGGGTGGAAAGGATAGTTGAGGAATTACAGGACTTCTTTCCGACGGCGAGGATTTGCCTTATGACGGGTGATAATATCACGAGTTCTAAGCAGGTATCCGAAGTTCTAAGGTCAATTGCCGATGGCGAGGTAGATATAATTGTAGGGACGCAGGTCATAGCTAAAGGACATCACTTCCCGAAACTTACGCATGTTGGTGTGATAGATGCCGATTTGGGGCTTGAAGGCGGAGACCTTAGAGCCTCCGAACAGACATATCAGTTATTGCAGCAGGTAGCAGGCAGGGCAGGGCGTGAAAAACAAAAAGGCACGGTCATAATGCAAAGCTATATGCCCGATAATTCGGTAATGAAGTCACTTTCCACAGGCAGCCGTGACGATTTTATAAATACCGAGATACAAAGCCGCATGAAAACGAAAATGCCCCCATATTCAAGGCTGGCTTCCATAATAATATCCGGCAAGAATGAAAGACTTACCCAAAATATTGCAAAGGCAATCGTCAAAGCCGCCCCCCTACAGGATAAAGTTAGGGTTATGGGACCTGTGCCTGCAACCATATATATGCTGCGAGGCAATTACCGTTTCCGCATTCTGGTAAAAACCATGCGTAATATTAATATCCAAAAATGGATATCCAAACTGCTATCACAAGTAAAAACCCCTGCATCTGTTACCGTTAAAGTAGACATCGACCCTTATAGTTTTATGTAG
- the rpmE gene encoding 50S ribosomal protein L31, with translation MKQDIHPDYHEITVKMTNGTTFKTRSTYGKKGDTLQLDIDINTHPAWTGGTAVLNKKAGRVADFNKKFGNISFSTKKQAASANNAESAEGESEK, from the coding sequence ATGAAACAAGACATACATCCCGATTATCACGAGATAACAGTAAAAATGACTAACGGTACCACTTTCAAGACCCGTTCCACTTACGGTAAAAAAGGTGATACTTTGCAGCTTGATATTGACATAAACACTCACCCTGCATGGACGGGCGGTACGGCTGTTCTTAACAAGAAAGCAGGTCGTGTTGCCGACTTCAATAAGAAATTCGGTAATATTAGCTTCTCTACCAAGAAGCAAGCAGCGAGTGCGAATAATGCCGAAAGTGCGGAAGGCGAATCAGAAAAATAG
- the murC gene encoding UDP-N-acetylmuramate--L-alanine ligase: protein MRLSSKTIKPFLGNGIIHFIGVGGIGMSGICEILHNLGYNVQGSDSANNSNVQRLKSLGIKVIVGQKEENVEDAEVIVKSSAIKDTNPEIIAGRERRIPIIQRAEMLAEIMRLKLSVAVAGTHGKTTTTSMVTSMFDAANLDPTVINGGIINRYGTNAHLGDGDWLIAEADESDGTFLKLPATVGIITNIDPEHMEHYGTFDVLKKSFRNFIENLPFYGFGVLCKDHPEVSALATTIKDRKVITYGIETQADVRAENIRIEKGGSTYDVEISDKLKGGSRKIKNIHLPMPGQHNVLNSLAAISVAAELEFDNKTILNGFSKFQGIKRRFTKTGEYNGITIIDDYGHHPKEIAVTLKTAQDTVKDTKGNVIAVVQPHRYSRVKDLFSDFCSCFAFADEVIVSDIYEAGETPIEGINRDSLVDGIRKSGHKNVVALESKDELPQIIKRDAKSGDVVVCLGAGSISLWANELPGQLKELKPESNGAAISA, encoded by the coding sequence ATGAGACTAAGCAGCAAGACCATAAAACCATTTTTAGGAAACGGCATAATTCACTTTATCGGAGTGGGCGGAATAGGAATGAGTGGTATTTGTGAGATACTGCATAATCTCGGCTATAACGTACAGGGCTCCGATTCTGCCAATAACTCAAACGTGCAGAGATTAAAGTCCCTTGGAATAAAGGTTATAGTCGGTCAAAAAGAAGAGAATGTGGAAGATGCCGAGGTTATAGTAAAATCATCGGCGATTAAGGATACCAACCCTGAAATAATAGCCGGCAGGGAAAGACGCATACCTATTATACAGCGTGCCGAGATGCTTGCCGAGATAATGCGTTTGAAATTATCTGTGGCAGTAGCCGGAACACACGGCAAGACAACCACCACTTCAATGGTGACTTCAATGTTTGATGCCGCTAACCTTGACCCTACCGTTATTAACGGCGGTATTATAAATAGATACGGTACTAATGCACATTTAGGTGATGGCGACTGGTTGATTGCCGAGGCTGACGAATCTGACGGTACGTTCCTGAAATTACCTGCCACTGTGGGCATTATAACCAATATCGACCCTGAGCATATGGAGCATTACGGCACTTTTGATGTTTTGAAAAAGTCTTTCCGTAATTTCATTGAGAATTTACCGTTCTACGGGTTTGGTGTTTTGTGCAAGGATCACCCTGAAGTAAGTGCATTGGCAACTACGATAAAGGACAGGAAAGTAATTACATACGGAATAGAAACGCAGGCTGATGTGAGGGCTGAAAATATCCGCATTGAAAAAGGCGGCAGCACGTATGATGTAGAAATATCCGATAAGCTAAAAGGCGGTTCCAGAAAAATAAAGAACATACACCTGCCTATGCCCGGACAGCACAATGTATTGAACTCACTAGCCGCTATATCTGTAGCTGCCGAGCTTGAGTTTGATAATAAAACTATTTTGAACGGCTTTAGTAAATTTCAGGGAATCAAGAGGCGTTTTACCAAAACGGGTGAATATAACGGTATTACTATAATTGATGATTACGGTCATCACCCCAAGGAGATTGCCGTAACTTTAAAAACGGCACAGGATACGGTTAAAGATACTAAAGGCAATGTTATTGCCGTAGTACAACCACACCGCTATAGTCGTGTGAAAGACCTGTTTAGTGATTTTTGCTCATGCTTTGCATTTGCTGACGAGGTTATCGTAAGCGATATATATGAGGCAGGCGAAACCCCTATTGAGGGCATTAACCGCGATTCTCTGGTGGACGGTATCAGGAAGTCTGGGCATAAGAACGTGGTTGCGTTAGAATCAAAAGATGAATTACCCCAAATAATAAAAAGGGACGCTAAATCAGGTGATGTTGTCGTATGCCTTGGTGCGGGAAGCATAAGCCTGTGGGCGAATGAACTTCCCGGTCAGCTTAAGGAGTTAAAGCCCGAATCTAATGGTGCAGCAATATCAGCATAA
- a CDS encoding undecaprenyl-diphosphate phosphatase, translating to MDIKIALLALLLGIVEGLTEFIPVSSTGHLILLIDILKFKGPEGKVFEIVIQLGAILAVCWLYRKKLIEVLIGLPKQKEAQKFAFNITLAFLPAAVLGVMFHSFIKEVLFSPTVVSISLIVGGILILIIEKTAPKPKYDSIEKISFKTAIMIGFAQALAMIPGTSRSGATIMGSLLLKVERKTATEFSFFLAIPTMLGATVYDLYKNRDILSFDNVAIIAIGFFAAFFAALLVVRTVINFISNHGFKPFAYYRIVLGTIMLILLHH from the coding sequence ATGGATATAAAAATCGCATTACTGGCACTGTTACTCGGTATTGTTGAAGGATTAACGGAATTTATCCCCGTATCATCGACGGGACACCTTATACTGTTAATTGATATCCTGAAATTCAAAGGCCCCGAAGGTAAGGTTTTTGAAATAGTCATACAGCTTGGGGCTATTCTTGCCGTTTGCTGGCTTTACAGGAAAAAACTTATCGAGGTGCTGATAGGTCTGCCAAAACAAAAGGAAGCTCAAAAGTTCGCATTTAATATTACTCTGGCGTTTCTACCTGCCGCGGTACTTGGGGTTATGTTCCATAGTTTTATTAAGGAAGTTCTGTTCTCGCCCACGGTTGTATCTATCAGTCTTATTGTCGGTGGGATACTTATTCTTATTATAGAAAAAACCGCTCCGAAACCAAAATATGACTCCATTGAGAAAATATCGTTTAAAACAGCTATCATGATAGGATTTGCACAAGCACTTGCCATGATTCCCGGAACTTCCCGCTCCGGGGCTACTATAATGGGTTCGCTGCTTTTAAAGGTAGAAAGGAAGACCGCAACGGAATTCTCGTTTTTTCTAGCCATACCGACGATGCTGGGTGCTACCGTATATGACCTTTATAAAAACCGTGATATATTGTCGTTCGATAATGTGGCAATAATTGCAATAGGTTTCTTTGCTGCGTTCTTTGCTGCCCTTTTAGTAGTGAGAACCGTAATAAATTTTATAAGTAATCACGGATTCAAGCCGTTTGCCTATTACAGGATAGTGCTAGGAACCATTATGCTGATATTGCTGCACCATTAG
- the phaP gene encoding TIGR01841 family phasin (Members of this family are phasins (small proteins associated with inclusions such as PHA granules). Note that several different families of phasins have been named PhaP despite very little sequence similarity to each other.), translated as MSNNKNPFADFLAGCSTSNPFAAECDWDSVVNAGRQNAKAWSDAAKAASEGIQAIARRQAEVAQKSVEEFSKFFKDASSTKNPEEGIAKQVEFTKCSLESAIKNCNEISEIASKSNKEASDIISKRISSALSEVAANANSSSKKKTSAAA; from the coding sequence ATGTCTAATAACAAAAACCCATTTGCGGATTTTCTTGCAGGATGTTCTACGTCTAACCCGTTTGCTGCGGAGTGTGACTGGGATAGCGTTGTAAATGCAGGTCGTCAAAATGCTAAAGCGTGGTCTGACGCTGCTAAAGCTGCTAGCGAAGGAATACAAGCTATTGCTCGTCGTCAAGCTGAAGTGGCTCAAAAATCAGTTGAAGAATTCTCTAAATTCTTTAAAGATGCTTCATCTACAAAAAACCCTGAAGAAGGCATTGCTAAACAAGTTGAGTTCACTAAATGCTCTCTTGAATCAGCTATTAAAAATTGTAATGAAATTTCTGAAATAGCTTCTAAATCAAACAAAGAAGCTTCTGACATAATAAGCAAAAGAATTTCAAGTGCTTTGTCTGAAGTTGCTGCGAATGCTAACAGCTCTTCTAAGAAAAAAACTTCTGCTGCGGCGTAA
- a CDS encoding thiamine pyrophosphate-binding protein: MSVKKQKLGEFLFDYLYEQGIENAFGIPGDFVLPTVRYLDNSKIKLYTMTHEPSVGFAADCYARSTGLGLAIITYCVGGLNMLNSIACAYAEKSPVIVISGGPSANDRQKDPMIHHKVRTFDSQRRIYEEVTCANTVLLDTKKAAEEIVRVVQAVKKYSRPGYIEVPFDAVDTEIEIPDNIFQISEAPQSDKDILKACIEEITQIINAAKRPVIIADIELHRHKLTDLASELSKKHNIPIAATLMGKSVVREDNPLYLGVYSGAFSEAHCQEYIDNSDCVILLGAFLSDVLLGFSSQKLSRQKCITLNTEKAYVGLHTYEYLQLKDILKGLLNAKIERRKDFKNPKPVNKFTGLEKNSYDEKIDVESLFNILSTHIKKNDTIVCDTGDALIGAIGIKTATRSHFFADAYYLSMGFAAPAAIGAMVANPASKCFAIIGDGAFQMTGMELSTTAKYKLAPVVIVINNDGYGTQRHIIDGDFNNITMWNYTKTTELINYGKSVKVTTKGGLEEALKEARNYKELYFIEVVVPRDNCSIYLRQMGEAIGKLRNPDKR; this comes from the coding sequence ATGTCGGTAAAAAAACAAAAACTAGGCGAGTTCTTATTTGATTACCTTTATGAGCAAGGAATAGAGAACGCTTTCGGTATTCCGGGTGATTTTGTTCTGCCTACGGTTCGTTACCTTGATAACTCCAAAATAAAATTATACACAATGACGCATGAGCCGTCCGTAGGCTTTGCTGCCGATTGCTATGCACGCTCTACAGGGTTAGGGCTTGCAATAATAACATACTGCGTGGGCGGGCTGAATATGTTGAACTCGATAGCCTGTGCCTACGCCGAAAAAAGCCCTGTTATAGTAATATCGGGAGGACCTTCCGCCAATGATAGGCAAAAAGACCCGATGATTCACCACAAGGTACGCACTTTTGATTCACAACGCCGTATCTATGAAGAGGTAACATGTGCCAATACTGTATTGCTTGATACCAAAAAAGCCGCCGAAGAGATAGTAAGGGTTGTGCAGGCAGTAAAAAAATATAGCCGTCCCGGTTATATTGAAGTACCTTTTGATGCGGTAGACACGGAGATAGAAATCCCCGATAATATTTTTCAAATTTCTGAGGCTCCACAAAGCGATAAGGATATATTAAAAGCCTGCATTGAAGAGATAACTCAAATAATAAACGCTGCCAAGCGTCCGGTTATAATTGCAGATATAGAGCTACACAGGCACAAACTTACCGACCTTGCCTCCGAGCTATCGAAAAAGCATAACATACCTATCGCCGCAACATTGATGGGAAAAAGCGTTGTACGTGAAGACAACCCCTTATATCTGGGGGTATATAGCGGAGCGTTTTCAGAAGCCCACTGTCAGGAATATATTGATAATTCGGACTGTGTGATATTGCTGGGAGCTTTTTTGTCAGATGTACTGCTTGGTTTTTCATCGCAAAAATTATCCAGACAAAAATGCATAACCCTAAATACCGAAAAAGCATATGTAGGGCTGCATACATATGAGTATTTACAATTAAAGGATATTCTAAAAGGACTTTTAAACGCAAAAATAGAACGCCGTAAGGACTTTAAGAATCCTAAACCTGTCAATAAATTCACAGGTCTTGAAAAAAACTCTTATGACGAGAAGATAGATGTTGAGTCTTTGTTTAACATTCTTTCAACTCATATTAAGAAAAATGATACGATCGTATGTGATACGGGTGATGCACTGATAGGTGCTATAGGCATTAAAACAGCCACTCGTAGCCATTTCTTTGCCGATGCCTATTACCTGTCTATGGGGTTTGCGGCTCCTGCTGCGATAGGTGCTATGGTTGCAAATCCTGCCAGTAAATGTTTTGCCATTATCGGGGACGGAGCTTTCCAGATGACGGGTATGGAACTTTCAACCACGGCTAAATATAAACTTGCTCCGGTTGTGATAGTTATAAATAATGACGGTTACGGAACGCAGCGTCATATTATAGACGGCGACTTTAACAATATAACCATGTGGAATTACACCAAAACTACCGAGCTGATAAATTACGGTAAATCGGTCAAAGTAACTACTAAAGGCGGTTTGGAAGAAGCGTTAAAAGAGGCAAGGAATTATAAAGAGCTATATTTTATCGAGGTAGTTGTACCACGTGATAATTGCAGTATCTACCTGCGTCAGATGGGAGAGGCTATAGGGAAGTTGAGAAATCCTGATAAAAGGTAG
- the tsf gene encoding translation elongation factor Ts — translation MAITAALVKELREKTGAGMMDCKKALTECGGDLDSSVDWLRKKGIASAGKKAGRTASEGVVAVAQGNGNGVIVELNIETDFAAKNETFQKAARDIAQTALEKGVKDIESLKAAAYPGKSHSIEDEIKELIGSIGENIDLRRIDTVQGDNVISYIHNKIADGLGQVGVIVAYSTEGDADKAGDFCRQVAMHIAAMKPEALNVADLDESLVERERQILTEQARASGKPDEVIAKMIEGRIRKFYAEVVLVEQAFVIDGKTAVKDALKEAEKEIGGATSISGYARLTLGEGVEKKEEDFAAEVAKAAGA, via the coding sequence ATGGCTATTACTGCTGCTCTAGTAAAAGAATTGCGTGAGAAAACAGGTGCAGGCATGATGGATTGTAAAAAAGCTCTAACCGAGTGTGGCGGTGACTTAGATTCATCTGTTGACTGGCTGCGTAAAAAAGGTATAGCAAGTGCAGGTAAAAAAGCAGGACGTACTGCGTCAGAAGGTGTTGTTGCTGTTGCACAAGGTAATGGAAACGGTGTTATAGTAGAGCTTAATATTGAAACTGACTTTGCCGCTAAGAATGAAACCTTCCAAAAGGCTGCAAGAGATATCGCTCAAACCGCTCTTGAAAAAGGCGTTAAAGATATAGAATCTTTAAAGGCCGCTGCTTATCCGGGCAAATCTCACTCTATTGAAGACGAGATAAAAGAGCTTATCGGTAGCATCGGTGAGAACATCGACCTGCGTCGTATCGACACTGTACAAGGCGATAATGTTATAAGCTACATACATAATAAAATTGCTGACGGTTTAGGTCAGGTAGGCGTTATCGTTGCTTACTCTACCGAAGGTGATGCCGATAAAGCCGGTGATTTCTGCCGTCAGGTAGCTATGCATATTGCGGCTATGAAACCTGAAGCTTTAAATGTGGCTGACCTTGACGAATCATTGGTTGAGCGTGAGCGTCAAATCCTTACCGAGCAGGCAAGAGCATCAGGCAAGCCTGATGAAGTTATCGCTAAAATGATAGAGGGACGTATCCGCAAATTCTATGCCGAGGTTGTATTGGTTGAGCAGGCATTCGTTATAGACGGTAAAACTGCCGTAAAAGACGCTTTAAAAGAAGCTGAAAAAGAAATAGGCGGTGCTACTTCTATAAGCGGTTACGCAAGGCTTACCCTTGGTGAAGGCGTTGAGAAAAAAGAAGAGGATTTTGCAGCCGAAGTTGCTAAAGCAGCCGGTGCATAG
- the rpsB gene encoding 30S ribosomal protein S2, with the protein MSALPKFTMRELLEAGVHYGHRTMRWNPKMAPFLYGSRNGTHIIDLQQTAPMLHQALVKVHEVVRKNGRVLFVGTKRQASESIAEEAKRCGQYYVNHRWLGGMLTNWKTVSGSIKTLRDTEAKLEGNLAGLKKKEVLSLQRRAEKIRLSLGGIMDMGGKPDLLFVIDVNKESLALLEAQKLGVPVIAVVDSNASPDGVDYPIPGNDDAIRSIKLYCRLVADSALAGLKESLGSAGVDIGSAADIAAEILPMPKNDNSKRVSAAKDNKKPAAQKASDKKDEKATAAKEEKKPEAKKADAKEEKKPAAKAKKADGKPAEKKTASDK; encoded by the coding sequence ATGAGTGCTTTACCTAAATTTACTATGCGTGAACTACTGGAAGCGGGAGTTCACTACGGTCACAGAACAATGCGTTGGAATCCTAAAATGGCTCCGTTTCTATATGGAAGCCGTAACGGTACGCATATAATCGACCTTCAACAAACCGCACCTATGCTTCATCAGGCTTTAGTGAAAGTACATGAAGTTGTAAGGAAAAACGGACGTGTTCTTTTTGTAGGAACTAAACGTCAAGCATCAGAATCAATTGCCGAAGAGGCAAAACGTTGCGGTCAGTACTATGTAAACCACAGATGGTTGGGCGGTATGCTTACTAACTGGAAAACGGTTTCAGGTTCCATAAAAACATTACGTGATACCGAAGCAAAATTGGAAGGGAATTTAGCCGGTCTTAAAAAGAAAGAAGTTTTAAGCCTGCAAAGACGTGCTGAAAAAATAAGATTATCACTTGGCGGTATCATGGATATGGGCGGAAAGCCCGACCTGCTTTTCGTGATTGACGTAAACAAAGAATCGTTAGCTTTACTAGAAGCCCAAAAGCTTGGTGTTCCCGTTATTGCAGTTGTAGATAGTAATGCAAGTCCTGACGGTGTTGACTACCCTATACCGGGAAATGATGACGCTATCCGCTCTATCAAACTATATTGCAGACTTGTGGCCGATTCCGCACTTGCCGGACTAAAAGAAAGCTTGGGTAGTGCCGGTGTCGATATAGGTTCTGCTGCCGATATAGCTGCGGAAATATTGCCTATGCCGAAGAACGACAATTCTAAAAGAGTTTCAGCGGCTAAAGATAATAAGAAACCTGCGGCTCAAAAAGCTAGCGATAAAAAAGACGAAAAAGCTACCGCTGCAAAGGAAGAGAAGAAACCTGAAGCAAAAAAAGCCGATGCTAAAGAGGAAAAGAAGCCTGCTGCAAAAGCTAAAAAAGCAGATGGCAAACCCGCTGAAAAGAAAACAGCTTCCGATAAATAA